The following is a genomic window from Paenibacillus thiaminolyticus.
AAATCAGAACTTTGCTGATAGTATCGCAGCTTGCCTAAGCCCGATAATGAAAAGCGAGGAAAGCAAACAGAAAGACAGGGGGGGTGGAATAAGACAGTGAACAGCCAATAGACAGCACGCTAATGAAACCGGTTCCCCAAACCGTTGAAATGCATCGTGCCCACCGTAATCATATTTTATTATCAACAGCTAAGAATCGAGGTTGATCGCATGATTTCCTTTTTGAAGCCTAGAGTAAGCGCTGCCAAGGTTCCGCCCGAGCAAGTCCAAAAAACGTATAAGCGCTTCCGGGTCCAATCCTTGCTTGGTGTTTTCTTCGGCTACATGGCCTATTACATCGTTCGCAACAATTTTGCCTTATCGACGCCTCATCTTCAAAACGACCTCCACCTCAGCGCGACGGAAGTCGGTCTGCTGAGCAGCTGCATGCTCATTGCCTATGGAATCAGTAAAGGCCTGATGAGCAGCCTTGCGGATAAAGCCGATCCGAAAAGGTATATGGCGTTAGGCCTTCTCATGTGCGCGTTGGTCAATATTATGCTGGGCTTCTCTACGGCATTCTGGATGTTCGCCGGGCTCGTCATCTTGAACGGCATCTTTCAGGGAATGGGAGTCGGCCCCAGCTTCATCACGATCGCGAACTGGTTCCCGCGCAGACAGAGAGGCGTCGTCGGCGCCATCTGGAACATCTCGCATAATATCGGCGGCGGGATCGTTGCCCCTGTCGTTGGCGTCGGCTTCGCCATGCTTGGCCAGGAGCACTGGCAAGCGGCAAGCTATCAAGTGCCGGCGGCGGTTGCCATCGTGTTCGCCTTGATCGTATTGGCACTGACGAAGGGCTCTCCGGTCAATGAAGGCTTGCCGCCATTGAATGAAATGGTTCAAGATGACTCCGATCCGGCGATGAATGTCAAATCGGATTCCAAGCCGCCGGAAGATATGACCGTCTGGCAAATTTTCAAAAGTTATGTCTTGTTCAATAAAAACGCGTGGTTCGTCTCGTTCGTCGATGTATTCGTATACATGGTGCGCTTCGGTATTATCAGTTGGCTGCCGATCTATCTTTTGAATGTGAAAAATTTCACCAAAGCAGAGATGAGCGTCGCCTTTCTGTTTTTCGAATGGGCGGCCATCCCTTCCACGCTTCTGGTCGGGTACGTATCGGACCGGTTCTTCAAGGGGTACCGCATGCCGCCGGCTATCATTGCCATGGTCTTGATTTTCTTCTGCATCATCGGCTACTGGCAGAGCGGGTCGCTGGTGGTCACGACCATCTTCGCGGCCATCATCGGATGTCTGATTTACATTCCGCAGTTCCTCGCTTCCGTGCAGACGTTGGAGGTCGTGCCCCCCTTTGCCGTTGGATCGGCGGTAGGTTTGCGCGGATTTATGAGCTATATTTTGGGCGCTTCCTTAGGGACTACCCTCTTCGGGTTCATGGTGGACCGGGTGGGCTGGAACGGCGGCTTCTATGTATTGCTGACCGCCGTAGTTTGCTGCATTATTTTCTGTATTCTGACCCATATGGGGGCCAAGGAAATGGAGCGTAACAAGCAGCAAGCTGTGAAATCGTAAGTTCAGTTCAGAGAAGCTCCTCCCGGGCAGATGCCCGACAGGAGCTTCTTGTCGTGCGGGCGGTGCTTGTGTCAAGAATGTTATTGGAGCTGGATGGTTTCAGCATAACTGTAGGGTATCAACTCATCATTCTGTGTTTCCTTCCAAGCCAATGTATCATGAGCAAAATCACTGATTTTACCTGAACCATAATATTCAAAATATTTTTGTACAAAACTTATCACTTCATGTTCTTGCGAAGTGAATAATTCATGTTCAAATTCCTCTAGCGAGGTAATTGTTATTCTGGTGAATCCATCCCGTTCCTCTTCCGTAGAAATCGAAATTTGATTCAATCCTTCAAGACATCCCAACACCATTTCATAATCTTTGGGGACAGGGCCGAATGGCTTGTGTATATACGGTACACCACTGATCGACATTCGATTTCGTTTGTACATCAAAAAGTCAGCATACCATAGAAGCTTCATCAGCTTGGTTTTTAAAACTCCCTCCTGCCCGAAGTAGAAAATCATATGAAAAAACTTCTTCATATTGACCGCAGAAAATCCATTATTGACGGTGTTTTGGAAGGGTTTATATATCATTTCGAAGAGTTGCGAAGACATTCGTTCCAATTCATTTTCGGAAAAAAGCTGTGTAAACTTTTTCTCCACGGCATGCTGTTCTTCAGAAGTGAGCCTTACCTTGTTTTCTTCGTAGAACTTCAATATGGACTCTGGATTATTCTTTAGTAACTTCAGAACATGAATTTGGGTTGTTGAGGGCGAAGAACTTCCGCTTTCATACCTTTTTATCGTAGCAATTCCCATGTTCAAGATTTTTGAAAAGAGCGATTGAGTCAGGCCGAACTGCTGGCGTAACTCTTTAATCGACTCCGCATTGATCGAATGTTTATTTTCATATGCCTGGCTTAATTTTTTCAAGGTTTCCGTGCCCAATTTCTCATCGGTAACGTCATTTCCGCATATGTTACATTTCATATACTGCTCAATAATATCAAATGGCTCCTTCCGGAATGTATACCTTGCTTCTCTTTCAAGAACCTCGACCTCACGTTCACATTGGCAATGATCGCAGAATCTGATTCTATTGTCATATTTCATAAGTGGCCCTCCATCATGTAATCGCTTCTTGACGAGCGTAATCTCCACCCGCCCTAAGGTTCATCTTCGTGGAAGGATAGACATACGCATCCACGTCTTTCGGTTTCATCTTTCAGCTTAATATAAGCCATAATTCCGTTAATTTCGTTTTTGAAGACCCATATTACTAGACCACTAGCTATATCCCCATAATCAAGACTTGGTCCAGAATGATAATGGGTAGGTTCAAGGTCCAATACACATTCCCAAGCCTCTTCAACATCTGTAAGCCCTAGGTCTGCAAGATGCTGAAGATACGACACGCCGTTCCGAGTCCGTGCTACAAAATGTCTCCGACCTGTACGAATAAATTCCTTCATCTTAGTTAAAAACTGTTCCTTAGATAAATCACTCACTCACGACGGCCCTCCTTATAACCTCCCCAATGAAGTATCATTTGATACCAAAATTTTATCACAAACTCCCTAAAGTATCAATTGATACAAAAAAATTTATACATTATATATAATAAATAGGCCCCGGTTCCGCCTGCACGGAACCGGGGCCTTATAGAGAGGAAGAGGACTACCGTAAGTTAGGGCGAAGCCGGAATCGTAATCTCCACGATCCGATCCTCGCTGTTCGTCAGCGACGAGACGCGGTATTCCAGCGAAGCGGGAAGACCGAGCATCGCTACCATGTCATGCAGATCCGATCGGAGCTGCAGCTCGTCGCCTTCATACCGAAGCTGCATCCGCTCGCTGCCGGACTCGAGGGCCGTCTGGAACCGCTCGGCCAGGGTGGAGGCGTCATGAACGGCGCGTTCGGCCAGGAGCACGTCCGGGCTCCATACCTTCTCCAGTTGGCGGGCGAAGCTGCTCAGCGCGCCGCCCTCCGCCTTCATCTGATCGACGGCCAACGCATAGGCCCGGTCGGCGGCCGGAGCCTGCTCCGCCGTCCAGATATGATCGCCCCGCATCTCTTCATCGGTGCGCAAATAATACGTATACCGAATCTGGCCGTCCCGGTTAGGCAGCGGGTCGTCCCAAGTCGCATCCAAGTGGTACCATGAACCGTCCAGCTGCACCAGATTCCAAGCATGCAGCGTGCCGCCCGCCTCGCCTTCGATAATTTGGCCCGGAATGCCCGCTTCAATCAGCATGGCATGTACCAGCAGCGCGTAGCCCTGGCACACGGTCTTGCCCTCGGTCAGCGCTTCGTACGCCGTGAACTTGGTCATTCCCTCGTCGTAGGTGAGATGGCTTACGACATAGTCGTGTATCGCTTTCACCTTCTGATGCGGCGAATCATCCGGGGCCGTAATCTCCTGCACAATCTCATGGGCGCGGTTCAAGACGAACTGCGTTTGTTCCCGCGTTTCTCTATATTCGACATATACGGTGACGAGCGCATAATCGACGCTCCCTTTCCATTGGAACGAATACTTGCTTACGTTGTACCTGATAAATGGATCAGAATGAAGCGCGGCCGACAACGCTTCCGTCACCTGCGCCGTCAGCGTGTCCGTACTGCCTTCATAACGGAAAGAGGAGATACCCTCCCGCTCCGTGAACCGTTCCTCGAACCATTTCGTCATCGCCTTCGCATCATTCAGCACGACTTCGAAGGGACGGGCTTCCACCGTCGGCCACAGGGCTAGTCCGGCCACTACGCTGACGATGAAGCAGCCCAAGAGCAGAATACGCAATACGGAGAACGAGGAGCGCCGTCTTGGCCGCTTCCGGATAGCCGTTCCCTCATCGTATTCCCCGCCCAATCGCACGTCTGCATCAACCAATCCGCAACCCACCTTTCCATCCGGCGGTGTTGTCCGCCTTTGGTGGTTCGTATCGTACCATATGGGTTTTGCAGATGCTGTCTAGTTATGGAAGGCGCTCCGCCGTTCCCGTTCTCTGACGATTCTATTCCGCTCGACAGTGTCCATCAGCAACAGTGCGGGTTCCGGCTTGTTCCGCCTGGACATCCCTTTCCCCCCTTCCTGGAAAAAGACGAGCCGTAGCGAATCGATGCGGCATTTGCCTATAAAAAAATGCGCAACCAGCCTAAAAAAACGGTTGCGCATCATCGGATTCAAGTTAATAATGTCTGCCGCGCCGCAGGCGCCCGCTCCGGATAAGAACAAGGCATCTCGGCCGACAGCCCCAGATGCCAGCGGAAGAACGGGAGCACCTCCGGCCAGAAGCGGGGATCCTGCTCCGAGCAGCTATGCCCCGGACTGTCGACGAAGACGTGCTGCTGCGGATACGCCAGCCGGGTCAGAATCCCTTCCAGTTCCCCGGCCGGGATGAAGCCGTCCCCCCGGGAATGCACCATCAACACCGGCACCCGGCCTTCCGTCCGGCCCTCGTTGTCGGACAGCGAGCGGGCCAGATCCAGCTCTTCATAGACCGACACGGGAATCTGGGAGCGGTACAGCCAGATACGCGGAATAACCGTAGCGAGCGGATAAGACGGCAGCCGCCGGCGGCGCAGCTCCGCAGCGACCAGGGTCAATGGGCGCGCAGGCATGGAATCTGTCACCAGCGCCTGCACATCGAGTCCGCTATCGAGCGCCATGACGGCGCCGAAGCCGCCCAACGAATGGCCGAGCACCCCGATTCGCTCCGGCTCGACGTCGGAACGGGTGCGCACATATCGAACCGCGGCGAGCAGGTCATCGCGGAACAAAAGCGGCGAAGGGGCCTTGACCGCCCCGCTGTCTCCATGGCTGCTGACATCATACAGCAGCAGATTGAAGCCGGCATCCGCCAGCGGATAAGCGTAGCGGAGCACGCGCTCGCGGTTCGAGCCCCATCCGTGGCACAGGATGATGACCGGAGCACGCTTCGCCGGCGTGTTCCCCTTGCCCCAGACGAACCAGCCATGCAGCGTGGCGCATCCGTCGAAGGAGACGCGCTCGAACGGGCGCTCCGGCTCATTCCGCACCGGCAATTGCCGTGGAGACTGGCTCTTCACCGCCAGCGTCCAGGTTCCTCCGGCGAGGCAGCCCAGCGCGGCCATCGCCCCCATGCTGTAGGACCACAGATCAGTCATCTCTGTCATATTCATATCGCCTCACTTTCCGGTTCATCCATCCCATCGGTGCCGCAGCCGTCGTTGCATGTCCGGCATGCATTGGGAGCGGCGATGTGCAGGATCGTTTGTTGAAAATCTTCTTATATCAGCAGCCGCCACAATGGCTATCCTTCCCGAAATCAATTTACTTTTATTGTATACCATATGTCCAAATTTTCCTAGATTTACGGCTCAAGATGCCATAAAAGCAAGCTTGCAAAGGGATCAACCGCTGCCTTCCGGAAAACATCCATTTGCTGCGGTTCGTTTCCACGAACTCCAACATCCTAAATTTTGCCGTAACTGTTCAAATATTGCGATAGAAAACCGATAACTTCAGTATTATGGCGAGATGCCCGTGCTGCCCGCCAAGCGGCCCCGGCACGCATCTACCCCTTGAGGGAGAAAGGAAGGATTGAATATGAATGTATCTGCGGTATCTGCAGGCGGCCTAGCCAGCACTGGCAGCGGTGCAGCCAGCGGCATCGACCGGCAAATTGAAAGGCTCAATAAACGAAAAGCCGTCATTGCGGAGAAAATGTTGGCCGTCGCTACGGGCGACGATGAACAAAAGGTGAAGGACGAAAAAATAAAGGCGCTCAAGATGGAGATGCAAGTCATTGACATGCAAATTCAGCAGCTGCTGAAGAAAAAAATGGAGATGGAGAAGAAAAAACAAGACCCGACCCAAGCAGACGAGGGGGATATCGGGCCTTCGATTAGCGAACTGATTCAACCGGACAATAAGCCGCAGGGCGATTCTGTTTTTATTGATTTGAAGCTCTAGTCCGGGGGTTCCTCCCCGCAATAGGAAGCTCCCTTCGCGCGCTCCGGCATCTCGCTTGCGGTTCATCGCAGCGCCCCATGCCGGAGCCCCCGAAGGGGCGATCTCTCCTCCGCTGCCGTCTTCGCCCTTGTGCGGGGACTCGACTCTCCTTTGGCAGCAGCGTCTCTCTCGAATCAGCTAGCAGCAGCAGTTCTGCCGCATGGTTCCGCTATCCCAAGGTCCGGGCAAGCCGGACGAAGCGGGCGGCATGTTCTGCCATCCCCGCGTAATTGCCGGAACGGATGTCCTCGCCCCGGACGAGCTTCGAGCCAAGCCCGAATGCCGAGGCGCCAGCCGCGGCATAAGCTTCCATCGTCGACAGATCGACGCCGCCAGTCGCCATAATCGGAATATGGGCCAGCGGACCGCGAATCTCGCGGATATAATTCGGCCCCAGCGTGCCAAGCGGGAACAGCTTGACCGCCTTGGCCCCGGCATTCCACGCCCGCACGATCTCCGTCGGGGTCAGCACACCGGGCCATACATCGACGCCGCGCGCAGCAGCATAGTCGATGACGGCCTCGTCCAGATTCGGCGAGATGAGGAACTCCGCTCCCGCCGCCAATGCCTCTCGGGCCATATCGGCATCCAGCACCGTACCTGCGCCGATGAAGGCGCGCCCCTCGAACCGATTCCGCCACCGGCGAATGATATCCGGAGCGCCTTCGGTATTCATGGTGACCTCCATGAACCGGATCCCGCCGGTTACCAGCGCTTCCCCTGCCTGATCGGCAGCTTCTCCGGTAAAGCCGCGGAATATGGCGACAATCCTTTCCTGCAGCATGAGTGAGGTTAGATCTTCCTTGCGAGCCGGATACTCCATCCTTCCGCCTCCTTCCCGGCACTTCTTATCGTGACAGCCGATAGGGCTGTTCGTTCGCTTCGCATGGAGGCGAGGCTCCAATCGTTATATGATCCCCTCGCCCGTCTGCCGCAGCTTCTCGGCCCGGCGCTTGGCGAAGGCCGCGCTGCCGATGACGCCTCCGTCATCGATTAATTCGCCCTGGCGAATCGTGAGCCGCTCCAGATAGCCGTGATAGACGGAGCGGGACAGCGTCTCCCGCACCGGCTTCAACAGCCGGTCGCCGGCCATGGCGCCGCCGCCGCCGATGACGATGACATCCGGGCTCAGCAGCGAGATGGAATATGACAGTCCAGTTCCGAGCACCTGGCCGGTATATTCCATAATCTCGATGGCGAGCGCATCTCCTTCGTCATATGCCTGCGAGACATCGGCCGCAGACAGTTCTCCCCGCTCGTACGGGCCGCGCAGCAGGCTCTCGCGTCCTCCCTCCAGCGCTTGCTTCGCTTGGCGCACGATGCCTGTCGCGGAGACCACCGTCTCCAGGCACCCGGTCAGCCCGCATCCGCACGGGGTCGTCTCGCCCGGAATGGCGACATGGCCCAGTTCTCCCGCCATGAAGCCGCTTCCGTAATAGAGCTCCCCTTGCACGACGGTAGCTGCCGCCAATCCGGTCCCGATGGTGACGCCATGCACGACGCCCGCGCCCCGGCCGGCTCCGCTCATCGCCTCGCCATAGACGTACATCCGGACATCGTTATCGATGAATACCGGCACGCCGACCTTAGCGCTAAGCCGTCCGGAGACATCTACATTATTCCATTTCAGATTGGACGCGAAGATGCTCACGCCGCGCTCCGGATCGATGAACCCCGGGATTCCGGCGCCGACAGCCAGGAGAAGGCTGCGATCCGCGTCGAACTGAACGAACAGCTCATCAATCATATTGGCGATCTTGTCCAACACATGGTCGACGCCAAGCGCCGATTCCGTAGGCCGCTTCAGCTTTCCAACCATTTCATACCGCTCATTTACCAGGCCGCACACGATATTCGTGCCGCCGACATCGATCCCTACCATATATTGCATCCTGGTCTCCTGCCCTTCCTTCTTGTTCGATAGCTCTGTTTGATCCGTATTATAGCACGAGAGGCGCCGATCTTTTGCGTGAATACATCACCGGATTACAAATTTCCCGCAAACGATGAGGGAGGGCTTCAGCCGGCAAGCCCGGTTCAAAGGCGCAACCGGTGCCTGCAGCTGCCTTCGACGGCGGAACTGCAGCATTTTCCTCCAATTTGCCTCAAAATCGCCTTAATCTTGGAATCATAATAGAAGACGCGGGGACAGCAAATCGTTATAATGATACTGTGATGTATATCACTACATATGGAAGGCTAGATTTGGTTATAGATGTGCAATCAGGAGCAACGCTCAACCATCGGTTCAAGAGGTGATTATTCATGACATACGTCGATATCAGTTCCATAAGCCCGCAGTTGTTCGTGACGGTGCTGTTTTTTCTGCTCATCGTGTGTCCGCTCGTCAGTCTGGGGATCGTCCGTCTCTTTCAGCAGCGTGTGAAGATCGGCATCACCTACATTGCTTCCGCCATCGTCTCTTACGTCGTCTTTCTAATCGCTGCCGAATTTGTGCACAAGACATGGGGGTAACGGGGCACCCCGTCATACCGTTCGTCCGGAGCATCCTTGCGGATAAGGATGCTTTTTTTGATCCAATCGCCACATCAATGGGACAGGCAAGAACCTGTTGCAACGGCACAAAGCCCCCGCCGCCAATTCCCCCGCCTGCAGGGCGGAGAAAAAGCGATGAGGGCTAAGCATTACATCATTCGCTGCCGTCGTTCTCGATGGGCGGAATTTCTAATTCGGGATCGACGGAGTCATTATCTTCCTTCGGCTGCTCAGGCTTCTTCACCTGCAAGCCCGCCTTCTCGTAGAAGGCCGATTTGAGCGTATTGAACTGCGTCGTGTAATCGTTGAACTGCGTCTTCAATTCTTCGACCTGGCGGTAAGCTTCATTCCGCTCCGCGACCGCCTTATTGATCGACTTCAGCTTCGTATCCTCCGACTTCAGCTGCTCGTACAGCGACTGCTCATGTTCAATCCACTTCTCGTAGCTCTCGAAGAGCGACTTGAACGTGTCATACCGCTTCACATACGCTTGATAGGCTTCTTCCGCCGGCTTCTTCAGCTCCTCTTCCTTCAGATTCGCGATGATGCCGTCCATCTCGCCAATCTGATCGCGCGCCTCGTCCAACTGGGCCTTCATCTGCTCCAGCACCTGCTTGCGCTCGGCGAGCGCCTGATTCGTATTGTCGATCAGCGTCTGCACGTTACGGTTATCCTGCTTGCCTTGATTAATAATGGAAATGTATTGCTTCTCATCTTTATCTTCAAGGGTTTTCAGCGAGCTCATCGCGGCCGGCACGTTCACTTCCGTCGACGAAGCCTTCTCGAACCGGTCGAAAATTTGCGTCGTCGGCGATGCGCCGCATCCTGATATCGCCACGGCGATGGACAATATAGCCGCCGCTGCCCCCCATGTTCTCAATCCTGCCACTCTTCGTACCTCCCTAGTTCCTGCTACAGACGCTTGTCATGATGGAAATTGCAGGCAAAGTGGGCGTTCGGATCATAGACCTCGAACTCATACCCTTTGCTCTGGATATACTCGATAATTGACGGCAAAGCAGCCAGTGTCTGTTCGCGATCATGCATCAGGATGACCTCCACGTCCTCCGTCAGTCCGGCCTTGACCTGCTCCAGAATCCGATTCGGCTGCCCGACATATTGCCAGTCCAGCGAATCGAGCGTCCAGTCCCACATCTTGAATCCGGCCTGCGCGATATCGCCGCGGAATGATTTCCCAATCTGCGGAGCGCTGCCGTATGGAGCCCGGATAAGCGTCGGTGTCACGCCGGTCAGATCGTTGACGATGCCTTGGGCTTCCTGGAATTCCTTGATGAAATTCCCTGAACCGCCGCTCTTATACAACTTGTTGTAATCATGGGACATGCTGTGAAGGCCCGGATAATGGCCGTCTTCCACGATACGCTTCACCGCGTCGGGATAGGTTCTCATATTGTCGCCAAGCATGAAGAACGTTGCCTTGATACCGTTTTTGTCCAACAGATCCAGCATGTCGTTCGAATACTTGCTTGGTCCGTCATCGAATGTAAGATAGGCGACCTTGCGGGTCATGCCGTTATATTCCTTCGGCACTTCCTTCTCGACCGCTGCCGAGGCGAATGCGGCTACTTCCGTGACAACCAGTTCACTGCCGGTCGCCGACGCGGTGCCGGTGCCTATCAGACTCTTGGCGACCGAATAAGCACCATAGCAAATGCCAATAACGAGCAGCAACAATACCGTCCGCCCGATCCATCTCTTCTTGCTCTTCCGCTTCCGTGTGTTTCTCGACATCACGTTTCGATCATTCATGCTCAATCTCCACTTCCTTCTCCTTCTTTCGACACTACTATAATACAAGTCTAGCATTTTGACATTACAGAAACATGACAAAAAGGGAAAATAAGCGGGATTAATATAAACAATGTTGTTACCATTACATAGAAAAGATATGGTAGGAATCGAGAGTCGTTCGGATAGAAAAACGAGGACAATCTAGTAAAAGAAAGGAAGCGCCCCAACTATTTATATTCATGGCATGCCAAAAAAATGACCCGGGAACGAAGCCCGGGTCATTCCTGAGCGGCGTCTTCATCGCCGCCTTCTCCTAGCGATGGATGACATGCTGTGGAGAGCCTATCAGATAGGCACGAATATTATCGGCAGCGATCGCGAGCAGGCGTTGGCGGGCTGCTTGCGAAGCCCAGGCCATATGGGGCGTGACGATAAGCCGCTGATGGGGCATGAGCAGCGGATGCGATGCCGAAGGCGGCTCCTCCGCGAGCACATCCAGCAGGACGCCGCAGAGCCGCCCTTCCCGCAGCGCGCCGGCCACCTCCTGCTCATGCAGCAGCCCGCCGCGGGACGTATTAATGAGCACCGCCGTCCGCTTCATCTTCCCGATGAAGGTCCGGTTGACCATGCCGCGCGTCTCTTCGGTCAGCGGACAATGCAGCGACACGACATCCGCCTCGGCCAGCAGTTCATCCTGACTGACGAACCGAATCCCGGCTTCGCCTGCCGGCACCGTGCGGGTGGTTGCGATGACATCCATCCCGAATGCCCGGGCCAGCCCGGCCACCTTGCGCCCGATCTGCCCGTAGCCGATGATGCCGAACGTCTTGCCGGCCAATTCCGTCTGCGGCGACAGCCCGTAGCTGAAGTCCGGCTGGCGGGACCAGCGGCCCCGCTTCACCGAGCGATCATGGGCTTCCACCCGGTGGCACCAGGCAAGGAGCAGGGCGAAGACGAATTGGGCGACATTGTCCGCGCCGTACCCCGGGACGTTCGTCACGGTGATGCCCAGCGACTGCGCCGCATCGACATCGACGATGTCATAGCCAGTCGCCAGCACGCCGATATAACGGAGCGACGGCAGCTTCCGCAGCGTCTCCGCAGTCAGCGGCGTCTTGTTCGTCAGCACGATATCCGCCCCTTGCGCCCGGGCATCAATCTCCTTCCTCTCCGTGCGCGGATACACCTCCACCTGCACTTCGGCCGCTGGAATACACGCCGCCTCCGCGACCGCTGCGCGCAGCACGTCCCAGCTCAGATCGCCGGGATTGAGCGCATGGCCGTCCAATATGACGATCCGCATCGCGGCTCTCGCCCCCTTCTCCTTTTCGCTTGCGCTTCCTTATTCGCCGTTCTGCTTCGCCAGCGCGGCCTTGAGCAGATCGCCCAGATTGTTGCCGAGCGGCTCCTGCTTCTCGAATTGCTTGACCAGCTTCCGCTCTTCATGCTTCTTGATTCGGCCGCCGCCTTCCTCCAGCTTCTCCGTAATGTTGCAAGGAAGGCACTGCACGAATTTGCCGGCTTTGCCGATTTTGAACTCCATTTTTTTATGGCATTGCGGGCAGCGCCGGTTCGACAGATTCTTCTCCTCCGAGCGCCGGTACTCGCATGATTTGTTGGAGCAGACGAGCCACTTGCCCCGCTTCCCCTTGCGCTCCATCAGCCGCGATCCGCACTCCGGGCAATGGCTGCTCGTCAGGTTATGCGGCTTATACTCCGCCTGGCTCCGCTTCACTTCGCTCACGAGCTGTTCCGTCATCTTGCGGATATCCGTCATGAAGGCAGACGTCTGAGCCGAACCGCGGGCAATCTGCTCCAGCTCGCGCTCCCACTGTGCCGTCAACTCCGGCGAACGAAGCTGCTCGGACACGAGGTTGATGAGCTGGGTCCCCTTGCCGGTCGGCTGGAGCGAAGAGCCTTGGCGTTCGATCGTGTCGGAGGAGACCAGCTTCTCGATGATATCCGCCCGGGTCGCCGGCGTGCCGAGTCCGTATTTCTCCATCTGGGTAAGCAGCGTAGCTTCGGTATATCTTGCAGGCGGCTTCGTCCGTCCGCGGCGGGTAAGGACGCGCTTCGCCTGCAGCCGTTGGCCCTGGGTGAGGCTCGGCAGGCGCTGCTCGGCCCTGCCCGCTTCGTCGGCATCGTCATCGTCATCCGCCAGCTCCCAATCGTTCTCATACGCCTTTTTCCAGCCGTTGTCGATGACCGTCTTGCCTTTCGCATGCAGCTGCTCCCCGCCCATGCCGATCGTGACCGCGACTTGCTCGTAACGGACCGGGGGCAAGAACAAGGCGAGGAAGCGGCGCGCGATGAGATCATAGAGCTTGCGCTCCTCCGGCGACAGATTGGCCAGCCGCAGCGGCTCATCCGTAGGAATGATGGCGTGATGATCCGTCACCTTCGCATCATCGACGATGCGCTTCGTTACATGCAGCTTCCCGCGCAGGAGCGGCTTCGCGATCGCGGCGTACGGGCCAACGGCCATCGCATCCAGCCGCTCGGGCAGCGTCCCCGTCATATCGGAAGACAGATACCGGCTGTCCGTGCGCGGATACGTTACGAGCTTGTGCTGCTCGTACAGCCGCTGCAGCACATTCGACGTCTGCTTCGCGGAGAAGCCGTAGCGCCGGTTCGCGTCCCGCTGCAGCTCGGTCAAATCGTAAGCGAGCGGATGCGGCTCGCTCTTCTCCGACTTCTTCAAGCCGGAGATCAGCGCCTCGCGCCCTCTCAGCTTCTCGGTCAGCGCCGCAGCCTCTTCCAGCCGGAACAGGCGGGCATCCCCGCCCGGGGCGCGCCATGCGGCCTCGAAGCCGCCGAAGTCAGCGTGC
Proteins encoded in this region:
- the pgtP gene encoding phosphoglycerate transporter PgtP, which encodes MISFLKPRVSAAKVPPEQVQKTYKRFRVQSLLGVFFGYMAYYIVRNNFALSTPHLQNDLHLSATEVGLLSSCMLIAYGISKGLMSSLADKADPKRYMALGLLMCALVNIMLGFSTAFWMFAGLVILNGIFQGMGVGPSFITIANWFPRRQRGVVGAIWNISHNIGGGIVAPVVGVGFAMLGQEHWQAASYQVPAAVAIVFALIVLALTKGSPVNEGLPPLNEMVQDDSDPAMNVKSDSKPPEDMTVWQIFKSYVLFNKNAWFVSFVDVFVYMVRFGIISWLPIYLLNVKNFTKAEMSVAFLFFEWAAIPSTLLVGYVSDRFFKGYRMPPAIIAMVLIFFCIIGYWQSGSLVVTTIFAAIIGCLIYIPQFLASVQTLEVVPPFAVGSAVGLRGFMSYILGASLGTTLFGFMVDRVGWNGGFYVLLTAVVCCIIFCILTHMGAKEMERNKQQAVKS
- a CDS encoding bifunctional 4-hydroxy-2-oxoglutarate aldolase/2-dehydro-3-deoxy-phosphogluconate aldolase; its protein translation is MEYPARKEDLTSLMLQERIVAIFRGFTGEAADQAGEALVTGGIRFMEVTMNTEGAPDIIRRWRNRFEGRAFIGAGTVLDADMAREALAAGAEFLISPNLDEAVIDYAAARGVDVWPGVLTPTEIVRAWNAGAKAVKLFPLGTLGPNYIREIRGPLAHIPIMATGGVDLSTMEAYAAAGASAFGLGSKLVRGEDIRSGNYAGMAEHAARFVRLARTLG
- a CDS encoding type II TA system antitoxin MqsA family protein → MKYDNRIRFCDHCQCEREVEVLEREARYTFRKEPFDIIEQYMKCNICGNDVTDEKLGTETLKKLSQAYENKHSINAESIKELRQQFGLTQSLFSKILNMGIATIKRYESGSSSPSTTQIHVLKLLKNNPESILKFYEENKVRLTSEEQHAVEKKFTQLFSENELERMSSQLFEMIYKPFQNTVNNGFSAVNMKKFFHMIFYFGQEGVLKTKLMKLLWYADFLMYKRNRMSISGVPYIHKPFGPVPKDYEMVLGCLEGLNQISISTEEERDGFTRITITSLEEFEHELFTSQEHEVISFVQKYFEYYGSGKISDFAHDTLAWKETQNDELIPYSYAETIQLQ
- a CDS encoding FlxA-like family protein yields the protein MNVSAVSAGGLASTGSGAASGIDRQIERLNKRKAVIAEKMLAVATGDDEQKVKDEKIKALKMEMQVIDMQIQQLLKKKMEMEKKKQDPTQADEGDIGPSISELIQPDNKPQGDSVFIDLKL
- a CDS encoding transglutaminase domain-containing protein, whose translation is MVDADVRLGGEYDEGTAIRKRPRRRSSFSVLRILLLGCFIVSVVAGLALWPTVEARPFEVVLNDAKAMTKWFEERFTEREGISSFRYEGSTDTLTAQVTEALSAALHSDPFIRYNVSKYSFQWKGSVDYALVTVYVEYRETREQTQFVLNRAHEIVQEITAPDDSPHQKVKAIHDYVVSHLTYDEGMTKFTAYEALTEGKTVCQGYALLVHAMLIEAGIPGQIIEGEAGGTLHAWNLVQLDGSWYHLDATWDDPLPNRDGQIRYTYYLRTDEEMRGDHIWTAEQAPAADRAYALAVDQMKAEGGALSSFARQLEKVWSPDVLLAERAVHDASTLAERFQTALESGSERMQLRYEGDELQLRSDLHDMVAMLGLPASLEYRVSSLTNSEDRIVEITIPASP
- a CDS encoding alpha/beta hydrolase — encoded protein: MTEMTDLWSYSMGAMAALGCLAGGTWTLAVKSQSPRQLPVRNEPERPFERVSFDGCATLHGWFVWGKGNTPAKRAPVIILCHGWGSNRERVLRYAYPLADAGFNLLLYDVSSHGDSGAVKAPSPLLFRDDLLAAVRYVRTRSDVEPERIGVLGHSLGGFGAVMALDSGLDVQALVTDSMPARPLTLVAAELRRRRLPSYPLATVIPRIWLYRSQIPVSVYEELDLARSLSDNEGRTEGRVPVLMVHSRGDGFIPAGELEGILTRLAYPQQHVFVDSPGHSCSEQDPRFWPEVLPFFRWHLGLSAEMPCSYPERAPAARQTLLT